The segment GATCAGGCCGTGCCGAGAGCGGGATACTCAGCATCCCAGGGCTCGGAAGCCGTTACTTCATCGGTTGAGTCCAGTGCCGTCTTGATCCGGCCGTAAGCCGTTACAACGTACACCACCCCACCAACCGTCACGAGAACAGGAGCAGCTGTCGCAAGGGCGGGGCCGGCACCGAGAGCAGCTACCACCGTCATCCCGGCACCGCCAACCGCAGCCCACTTACCCTTCTTAAGCACGTCTTTCAGCACCCTTATACCTGCCTGTCGGTACGTCATCTCGTCCTTGTAGACGTAGATGAGGTTCTCGGTCACGCTGACCACGCCTTCGAGCGCCATACCGATGCATCCGGCGACTGCCGCGGTCTGGAGCGCCTCGGTTGCGACGATCCCAGTGGCATGGAGGGCGTTCAGCGTGTTGGCCTTCGCTAATTCGAGGGGGGTCATGTCGGCGCCGCCGCGGGCCAGGTTGTTACGGGCGGCCTCCCAAACAATGTTGGCATTATCCATCATCAGTCCAGGCATATTGCTAACTGCTTTGATATGGCTGGCATGCTTCCCATCGATGAAGGCGAGGACCGCGTCCTGTCCAAGATTCCTGATGGGGAAGGGAATGCTCTCCTCATAGAAGGAACTCGCGAGATGGACCGGTCGCCAGGCACCGTGCATGCCTGCCAACGCGAATTTCGTTTTGAGCAATGGAGAGAGGTCGTTGAACGTTGGAACCGCCGCCTGGAGGTTCTGAAGCGCTCCCCAGGCTCCCGCCGCGGCTGCCTGTGCCCACTCGTCGGTGTTGTCTCCGACAGTCCTCGCGCCGGTCTTGAGCGGCTCGAAGGAGTCCTTGCACGTCTCCCGGAACAACCGCCCGTGTTCTAGAACACCGGCAGCGCCCATGCCGATGGCGTTCCCGATTTCGGTGGTCGTGGTCCGGGCTTTGTCGGTGGCTCCTGCGACCCCGGTTGCGGTGGTTCGGGCGATGTCGGCGGTCTTGTCGGCGGCAGTGGCGGTGGCCTTGCCGATCTCGCTTGCCGCTGTTCCGGCGAAGTCTCTGATCGTGGCTTGAGCGGAGGCCGTAATCGCTTGTGCCAATTCAACGGGTTTGGCATGAAACCGCACGTCGGCCTTCCTGACATCTCGAACCGTCGCGCTGGTGTAGCGATAGGCGGCGCGGCTGGCCTTGTGCGCGATCGATGTAACCCTTGGTGGTGCCTTGGTGACCCTCGAACCTACGGACTTCAGTTGCCGCTCTTGCTTGCGATCTGATGAACTCGGGGCCTCGTCGTCGGGCTGTGTGGACATATGGTGCATTCCTCTCTCAAAACGCGCACACACTACATAGGACATGGGGCGGTGGGCGGGCGGTAGCATCGGGCTATGACTGATACAGCCGTTGCCGGCAGTGCGAGCCGTGCTGTCGACGGGGATGCGGTGGCGGCGACCCTGGGCGCCGCGCTCAGGAGACTCCGCAAGGCTCAGGGGCTCACGCTGCAGCAACTGGCCGCCCGCTGCGGTTTGTCCCAACCGTTTCTCAGCCAACTGGAGAACGGGAAGGCCATGCCCAGCCTGATGGCTCTTCACTACGTCGCCCAGGCTCTCGAGACCACCGCTCATAGCCTTCTCCAGCCTCAGGAGCGGTTGGACGTGAGCCTGGTCCGCCACGGCGAAGGCGAGACCTACCAGCTCGTGGAAGGCGCGTCGGTCCGGTTCCTGACCAGGGGAGGCTCCCACCTCATGGAGCCGAACGAGGTGGAGTTCGACCCCGGCGTCGGCACGGTCAACACCGGTCATGAGGGCGAGGAGGTCATCTACGTCCTGGAGGGCCGCCTGCGGGTGGAACTGGAGGGCTCCGCGCCCGTCGTGTTGGCCCGAGGCGATGTGTACACCTACCCGGCCACGATCCCGCACACCATCACGGCAGCCGGTCAGGCCGGCTGCCGTTTCCTGGTGGTCTCGTCCCCACCCTCGTTCTGAGTTAGGGACACCGGCCTTCAGCCGATCATGAATGCGGACGCGTGGACGACGGCGCCTTGGTGGATGAGTGCCTGGCCCACCGTCCTCCGGTCGTTCACGTGCAGCTCTGAGCCGAGGCCGACACCTCGGTTCGCCATTGCCGCCGCCCGGGCGAAGCGTCCGATCCTGTGGAGGGCCAGGGTCGCCGACGGATGTCCGTTGGCGGTCGCTCGTTCCAGCAGGTGGGATCGGACCAATCCTTCCCAGTGGGGGAGGAGCAGGTCGTGGTTGCCGAACACTTCGATCGCCACCACGCGCCTGCCATGGGCGACCACCACGCCGCACTGGCCCGGCAGCGGCCCCCGCCTGGCGAGGCGGCGGATGGTGTGGGCACGTTGCCGGTCCCGGCGGAGGAACTGCTCGGCGTCCCGGACGGCCCGGGTACCGGAGTCAACCCCGAGATGGGCCAGTTCCTGGTCGATTACGTTCCAGACGGCGGCCTGGTCGCTCCCCCGCGATCCTTCCCGGCGGATCGAATCGGCAACCGACGCGTTCTTCGCCCGCCGGGTCCGTCTGGGCGCGAAGGCCCTTCCGTGGGCGAACTCGCGACGGGCACCCCATCTGCCCTGTTCGAGGCACGACACGGGTATGTCCAGATGGGTGGACGGGGCCACCAGGACGCTTGTGTTGAGCACCCGATCCTGGAGTCCGCCGATGA is part of the bacterium genome and harbors:
- a CDS encoding XRE family transcriptional regulator, which produces MTDTAVAGSASRAVDGDAVAATLGAALRRLRKAQGLTLQQLAARCGLSQPFLSQLENGKAMPSLMALHYVAQALETTAHSLLQPQERLDVSLVRHGEGETYQLVEGASVRFLTRGGSHLMEPNEVEFDPGVGTVNTGHEGEEVIYVLEGRLRVELEGSAPVVLARGDVYTYPATIPHTITAAGQAGCRFLVVSSPPSF